Sequence from the Pseudopipra pipra isolate bDixPip1 chromosome 16, bDixPip1.hap1, whole genome shotgun sequence genome:
CAGGGAGCTCCTGAGCCTTCTGTCCCCATGGCTTAGCTGGAAAGGTGTTGGCTTCAAAAGGCTCATCCTGGGGCATTTCAcaaggcaaagagaaaaagagattgCAAGGCCAGATGGGGCCAGAGGTGCCCCCGGGCTGGGGAGGCTGGGGAGGTGCAATGTGTGCAAACCACCATCAACTCGAGTCCTCGTTCGCTCTTCTGCGGGGGAGCCGGGacggaggggctgcaggaagctGGGAGCTGTGCTCCTGTTGGGAGTTAGGAGTCTTCCCCCAGGATCTCTGTCACAAAGGAGGCCATGTCAGTCTCTTTGGTGTCGTGCAAGGTAAAGAATGGGTGTTCCTGCCAACGAGACCAAAGACAACATCAGCTGACGCCCAAGGACAGACAAGCCCAAGCGCAGACCCTGGGGGATGTCACACAgctggggaggtgctgggggtgggcaCCAACCTCCTCCCCAGGCTCCCAAGGACAACATCCTTCAGCTCAAAGATGAACTTTGGCATTTCTAGGTTCAACCCCAGCGGGACGCCCCATCTTGGCAGCTGTACTATCACACTTTGAGGTCTAAACTCTCCAAGAACAGACAGGACAGAGGGAGATAACACCTAATAAACCCTGACCTTAACAACCATGAAATCAACACACCCTTCCACCTTAGACATGCTACACCCATCCCGTTCTATGCATGAAAAATCACCCACTCATCCTGTTGTCCCATTTCCTTAGAACCTGCTGGACCATTGATTTGActttcaaaatgctttggaataaAGACCAGCAGAAACAGCTCCACACTTACCATAAGTTCTAAATAGTTCATTCGCTCAGCTGGGTTCTTCCTTaagctggaagaaaaaacaaTGGGAAAGAAAGGCTGTAGGATCTTCTTCTTTTGCTACACGTGGTCTGTCAGAGGGGATCTCCCCTTCCCAACCAATATGACATGTTTCTTGTGGGCTGCACccatcccctctccctccttggCTGAGCAGGTTTGAAccaccagcagagcagccaggcaggtaACTGGGAAAGGACAACTCAGTGTTTTGCCACGAAAAGCACAAGCCAAGGAGCTCTTCAGCCTGCCCCACATGGACCAGAACAACTGGGGAGGAGAGGTGGTTTCCCACCACCCACAGGGTGGGCTCACCACTGCCTGGCACCTCCAAGCAgcacacagggagcaggggaCACCCTGAGGGGAACAGTTtcccacaaaaccacaaaccagCTTTCACCCAGAGGCTGCCAGGGGTTTGTTCTGGTTTCATTGCCACTTGGCCAGAAAACACCAAAATTTCAgctgcagcaacagcaaaagCGGAAGGGAAACGTCTGTGCCTTCCAGCCAGCCCCGGTGAGTCAGGCCGAGAGCAAAACCAGTTTGGGCAGCACTTCCTGCCATGCCAAGCACCAGCCCTGGTATGGCAAGGTGGGGAAAAAGAGGTTCCAAAAGGATGTCAAACCCAGCCCCATGCTTCACTCCAATCCCTATGGATCAAGGCTCCTcaccagccaggctgggagaagcCACCAGTCCCTGCTGGAGACTCACCACTGCGCCGTGAAGTCCACGAACTCCTTGGAGAAGCGGTCAGCAGGCAGCTGGGGAGAGGGCTCCTCCACCACCTGCTTGAGCTGCTGGAAAGGGGTCCCCCAGGACTCATACGGGAAGCGGAGAATGGCCAGTTCAATCTGAGGATGGAGAGAGGGAAACCTGAGACACCGGGACAAGCACAACCCCACACAGCCCGCCTGCCTCAGCCAGCTCAGAGTCAAAGGCAAACCCTCTTTCCTTACAAACCATTTTCAATTTGGGTCATaccacttttttcttcccttttttcttttttttaaataaaaagactCAAGAGGCCAAAAACACTTCCTTTTGAGGCTGGCTCAGCATATTAATGCATTTACAGGAAGCCACCACAGATATGTAAAATGGGATGATTTAAAAAGATAATCACAACACACATTTTTTGCACTTGGCATCCAAAGTGCTTTGCTGGCCCTGAGGCAGCCTCTGGGCCTCAGGCTAGTACTGTACGAgctaaacacacaaaaaatccacaaacccaagaaaaatgAAGTGTTAGAACATCATTTATCATGATCTTTGCCAAAACCACCTCGATTATTGGGTCCTTCCTACAAGTCACCTCTTCTCCACAACCATTCAAGCAGGAAATAGCCCATCACATCTCTTGGGCAGTTCTCTTCATGCCAAGATCAGTTCCCATCTCAAAAGGGGAAACAGAACCTCCAGACCTGCCTGGTAGGGTGAGACAGGATGGGAGGAATAACAAACCTGAAAGGACAGAGCGGGACAGAGCCTGATGCCCTCACCTGCCTCTGGCTCAGGTCAGGggagctcagctcctgctgctggaaaactgaATGAAGACACCTTCCAGTGAAGGCCTGGATTAGCCCTGCAACTCAATGGCCCAAAAACTGTCCAGTCTGAAATCAATCCAATTCCTTcagaaagaatattaaaaaaaaaaaaaaaacaaaacctataGGAAGCCAACCCAGAAGGAAGACATGAGAGGGAATCAAACAGGTCATGGTTCCAActcagctgcagcctggctggctTTCAGCAAGGTCCCCTCTCCCTTCCAGCTTTGGAAAGGTTTGGATATTCCATCGTTAACAGTCtcccatcccacagcttccTGCAGCTGATTATatttccagcccagctctgcactggCAAGGGGACACCAAGGAGAGGGGCTTGGCTTTGGCACTCTGGACAAGACTGGCTGGGGAAGAGGGAATATTTGCCAAGAGATCTCTGCAGCACGGGGATGCAGCACCCAAAACAAAAGGCCCTGGCTAAGAGGGCACAGGAAAAATTCCTGAAAACAATCTACCCACAAAGAGAGAGACAGTCTCCTGGAAAGCAAGAGCCCTGTTCCTCGGGCAGCATCCCTTCGAGCCAACAGCTGGGATTTCCTTTGTCCTCTGGCGCCAGAGGATCTCAGCTGCCTTCTGCAAGATCCATTTCTTGCAGGAGGTGGATAAACCATTCTGAGCAGCTGCGATTTTGGAACTGAAAGTATTTCCCCTTCCTCTTGGCTGTTCTGAGCTACCCCACAGGCAGGATTTGCTGCAAACCCCACACACAGCAGCTctcactgcagcagagctcatCCTGATCCCCCTTCAAGGCTCTGGTCATGTGGGAGAGGGGTGAAGCAGGAAGGCTGTGCCCCAGCTACAGCAAACCCTGCTCCACTGACCACCTCTCCAGCCAGCACACAGGGAACTGCAAAGCCCTTAAAAGGCAGACTTTTGGATGCCCAACTAAGCCCACAGTCGTCCATATATTGTCCCCTGGGAGCCTGACCCCACATCCACACAGCTCAGAGCTAAGTGGAGCTTTTCAGAGCTGGCATTGTACACAAGTAACTCTGTGGAACCAGGCAGAGGGGTACAAGGGAACCACTTGGGAATAACACCCCAGAATCCATCAGGAAGAAGCAAGAAGGGAGAGCAGGACAGAAGATGGATGATTTTGCCAAGTTTGCCAGTTGACTTGGAAAGAGCCACAGCAGTGGTGGCAACACTGGCAGCAGATCCCAGCTCTGAGCTACCTGCCCTGGGGTGAGGTACCCTGTGTGCACAGGGCAGCCTCCCACCCAGTGCTCTGAGTGTTTAATCTCGAGCCCTGAGCTATCACACTCAGATTTAGCCCTGTTTGGTGTGCACCCAGCTGCCACTGCTCACAGCAGGAGTACAGCCCCAACCAgcccaaaccccatcccaaccccagggctgcaggggcaggtCCCAGCCCTTGGTGTTACCATTGTGATCCCAAGGCTCCAGACATCTGACTTCACGTTGTAGCCCTTCTGGTTGAGCTCTGGGTTTATTCTTTCTGGCTGTAAGAGCAAAATGGAAGATGTTACAACTCCATCTCATCTTCCCCAAGTGCAAACCCCGCAGAACAAATCTCTGGCTCCGAAGCACAGGTTGGGTGGATTTCCCTGGCTCACATCCCCAAGGAAGCAGGGACTGAGGTTAAATGTGGCACTGATGGAAGACATGTCTAGCTCCACACAACTCATATCAACTCTCCCTCTTCTCGGGAGAGTGAGACTTGTACTACCCCTGCAGCACAATCCTGCCCCAGGAGCACACACTACCCACATGGATGCCACAGGCAAAGGGAAATTCATACTGACTTGAGGATGAAATGAAACAACCCTGCCAAGGAAAGCCTCAGCATTTTCTATCCAACAAGGAGCAGCCCTTTCAACCACCACAACCACCACCAGCCAGTCTTTTATCCTTCTGCAAATGGAAGGTGGCAGAGGAAGAGCCCACTGAGGGATTAACATGCAGAGGAGGGCTTACAGGGAGGGTAATCCCATCCTTGGAGTGCTCTGCTgagtcagggagagcagagcactCTCAAGTGCTTTTCATCTCAGGATGGAGGTGAACCAAGACTAATTTCTAAGCAGCAGCCTCTTCAAGTCAAGGCTGAAGGCTGCACAGGATTGCACTTACAGCCATGTAAGGTTTGCACCCAGCATCCATAGTCTTTGCAACCGAGTCCACCAAGTAGCCACTGATCCCAAAGTCGCACATTTTCACGTGTCCCTCCTTGTTGATCAGCACGTTGGAAGGCTTCACGTctaagagaaaatgcaagaaggCAAATTGGGTCTTTGCAGAGGTATTGAAGAGTCTGAGACAAGATGGACAACTCCCTGCTGACCTAGGAGGGGAATCAGACCAGCTCTAACACAGGGGAAGCGAGGCAAAACCCTACcagttttatttaataaaagtcGTTCACAGGTAAACTATAACCACGTCCTCCAGGAATAATAAGCCTCTTCTCTAAAAAGACTGAAATTCAACATGGAGGAGGTAATCCCCAGCTCCTTAGGAATGATTTatgtgcccagcacagccttaAAAGCCCCATTCTACCAAATTCTCAGGACAGTTTGTCCCATGCATATCATGATCTGTTCACAGCTACACAAGGGTCTATATACCAGGATGaacagcaggacctgggtgtTATAATTACCATCTGTGATTTTAGAAGGTCTCTTTCAGCCCTCACCTTGCTATAACTACCCAGCCAGGAGGAGGTGGGGATTTTGTGCCTCCAAGGCACCTTGGTACTCCCCGAGAGATGCCCATAAAAATGTAGTGAGGAATTCAGTTATTACATTCAACCCTTCATctggaaaggaggaagagaatGACATCCTGCAAGCAGAGGCTTGAGAGATGCATCTCAGGAACAAGTCTTGGGCATCTAGATCTATCCACCACGGTCCTAGTAAGTACCAGCACACCCCACTTTAGGCATCCCAGATGGACACACCACCTATCTCCTGGAAAGGAATCTTCCCATAGCTTATTTCAAGGTTAGATCTCCAGACACATCCTACTAACCCCATCCAGCACTTACCTCTATGGATTACAGAGAGTTTACTGTGCAGGTGCTCCAGAGCTCGTACAATCTGGGGACAAACAGTGAAAAGGCATTCATTAGTCACACACAGCACCAGCTTCCCACTGCAAACACACCACAGACCTCAACAGAGCCCTGCAACCGGCTCAAGGGATGCACAAACCCACATAAGAACACAAGAGGCACTCACAGACACAGCCATTTTCCCCAAAATGTCTTCAGGGatggttttcttcttctccagTACTTTCTTGTAAAATTTATCTAGGGAGGTGTCCATGAGTTCCATGCAGATCCACACATCGCCCTGCAGATGGAGAGAAAGCAGCTGAGAGGGAATTCCCTGGAAGTCTGTGGGAGCTGAagagagtggtggggatggATGGACAAAGGGACACTGCCCTTTTCACACAGGGCAAACCAaagtccctgctgtgcagctgctgctggccaCACCATCAGCACATGGGCTCTGCACTAGACAGCAATGGGGACAGATGTCCAGGTGCCACCAAAGCTACCCGTGGTGGCCTCCCTTTGAGGGTCTGCCCCAAAGTCAGTCCAGGCTGTGGACAACATGCTCAGGCATCTGCCATGGAAGTGAGCAATGAGCTCAGGTCAACGCTGCCCGAAGAAGGGAATCAACTTTGACATTGAGCCATGGCAGCACCTCaaacagccctgctgggctgaaGAGCACAGAGGTGTTTTGGCACAGTCTGATGCTTCAGCACAATCACACAGGTCCCAGGTGCCCCCCAGGCATCCACCAGCTCAGTACCTCACGGAAGAGGGCTCCGTAGAAGGTGACTGTGTAGAAACAGTCAACTGTCCTCATGGAGATATCCAAGTCCATCAGTAACCTCTTCTGCTCCTGAGTGTTCACAGTGGCTCGAATCCTCTGAGACAAATATAAGAAAACAAGGGTTTGGTGTAGGTATGATAACACCATCATTCCTCAGTCTGACTCACAGGATCTGCAGTTCAGGGCAAGCATTTGATGCTTATTTTGCAGCCAGTAGCACCCAGGAGATGTCCAGATTCCCTCTGCCAGACAGAACCTTAATGAATGCCAAACCCTTGGCAAGCTCTGCAGCGGATGCAGGACCAGGCcagcagccaggacaggcacTCTGACATCCAAACCTTGCACTGCAGGCACCAAGCCTGGATTTCAAAGCCTGATATCAACCCCACAGTGCCCCACAGCTGGTATCAGCACAGACCTGTCACCAGACAAACCACACCAGGAATACCAGAGGCTGCCAAACCCCGGTAAGCCTGTCCCCATTTTGCCACAACCAGTGAAGCTCAGCAGTTTCTCTGCTCCCTTGGAGCTGCACATCCTGATCTCCATCCCCTCAGAAGGCAGCTGTCCTCACCTTCACAGCCATGATGGTGCCGCTCTGCGCGTGCCGCACTTTCTCCACCACGCCGTAGGCACCACGGCCCAGCTCTGAAATTGCCACCAGGTCATCAGCCTCCACCTCAAAGTtctttagagagagagagaaaaaaaaaataaaatcaggtaCGAGCACACTTAACAAGGACATCAGCAGAGATCCCATACTTTCAGCTCACTCATACAGAGCATTTCCAAACAATGGTACCTACGGGACTCCACCCACTCCTGTACGTACCAGAGGCACCACACTTAGAGAACATGGGTGTATTTTTGGCTCTGTTGAATCAGAGCCCAAACCCTCTCACCCCCATACTCATCAGGGCTCATTTAATtccccctctgcagctggagatcaGGGACTTTCATCCCTTAAGCCAGGGCACGCTGCCACTGGAAAGGGCACCAACCTTTGGTGCCTCTCTGCCTACTCAGGATTACCCACACAAAGGTATTTCTGCGGTTGCTGAACTACTTGCAGGATTTTAACAGCTCCTAGGACAACATGGGCAGCAGTCAGGAGTCTCCACCACAGCTCCAAATCCCTGTGTGCAGCTGGGGATCCCTCACCTGTCCACACATCCCAAAAATCATTGGTCACAAATACACCTATATGTCTAACAACACCTGGGCAAAGCCTCTGTCAGATGGAATGCTGCACACAGTGACTAAACTCCTCATTATTGGGGAGTTTCAACGGGTTTTATCTGCTTTTGATACTTTCTCCCACCACCAGAAAGCAAGGTAAAACATGACTTAGCACCAATGATGGAGCTCAGGCAAGCACAACTACAGTAAGTCTTGcttaaaactggaaaaaacagCCAGTGCTCAGCCCAGTGAGTGCCCAACACACCAGGGTGCCAGCAAGCTCCTGCACAACCCACAAACAAGTTTCCCTAAAGACACGTTCCCCTGTAAttgctggctctgctgggcagggcacgaACCGAGTGAGACACGGGCTATTTTTGGACGCTGCGTTCATCGCTCCTCATAAGTCACAGGCCTCCTTTTAGCCAGGCTTTATCCAGCCTCCAGTTTTCCTCCGGTCTCAGGGAACAAAAATAATACCAGGATGCCAAATTGCCCCAGTAGCCACAAAGGCAGCGAGGGTGGGAAACAAGCACGGCACAGCGCCGGATGCTGTGCCTGCGAGCTACgcccagagcagggagagaggaaacggcctctGGCGCTGAGGAGCCAAGCTGGGACATGTGGCTGCCGGGCTCCTGGCCAGCAAACTCCCCTCGGCACTGGCCACAAGCACAGCCAGCAGCCACCAGCTCCAAGGGACCTTCCTGccagtcccagctctgctgatcGAGCCAGATGTGGCTGGCGAGGCAGGAGCAAGGGAGGGCTGTGCCTGAGCTCAGCACTGAGCTAtgcactgcccagcacaggaaggtgCCGGCCCTTTCCTGGGCAGGACAGTGGATCCTGAAACAAGGAGAGCAGGGTTAAGGGGGACATGTCTGACCTcccaccctgggcagctggcagaggagcagggcaggctcACAGTGCCTGCAGGGGCCTCCAGGAAGGGTCTGGTGGTGCTTTTCTGGACACGTGTTCTGCAGTTGTTCCAGGTTATTGTGTTGTGCTTTTCCTGGCATTTGCCCTAAGGCTTCCCCAGAAGTTGGCGGTTCCCAGCACACTCCAGGAACCAGCATTGCCCTGCCCAGAAACAAGAGGTGATGGATTGCAACAACGGAGCCAGCGCTTCCCTCCCAGGACAATGGGATGCACGGCATGGCCTGCACAGATCTGATGGACCCGAGGTCATCATCCACCCCCATGGCTTAAAGCTGCCCTTCTGCCCAGGTCCTCTTCTCCACTATGTCACTCCAAAACATCAGGACCAGACCCTTCCTGCAAACACTGGAGCAGGCAAGGAAGTGACTCCGGTGAGTTTTCCCTAAGCTGCAGCACTGTCCCCTTGCACACAACATGTCCAGGCTGTCACAGAGAGCATCTCTCCCCAAGCTATTAATATGCATGACACAATGGCCAGAAAACAGCACGGGCAGCAGAATCATTCCCTGGATGCAGCCAAagcttcccctcctctcccctaaCCTTAAAACCTTGCACTGAGGCCAAGGGACCCAGATCCCACCAGCCAAGCCACCTCCCAGCCTGGAAGGGACTGGATATAGGGCTGATCCCATGCAGAGTATTTTTAGCTCACTTGCAAACAGCttctgcagccccaggagagcCCATAAcaagagaatgaaataaaagagagacAGTGGCTATTTCCAGCAGTGTTTTTCATTAGGTCACTAGGAAAGGCTTtggagagatggagagaagcTTTGTGCCCAGCTTCTCCTGGGCCTCAGGCAGTAGCACAGACCTGTGGGTATGTGGTACACAGGAACTTTGTTTGGGGCAGTCTGTGGGCATGGTGAGGCCACCTTGATTTAGGGCAGATGGGCTGGGtcatcacagaatggtttagattggaagggaccttaaaagtcatccagttccaacccctctgccatgggcagggacatcttccactagaccacgttgctccaagccctgtccaacctggccttggacacttccagggatgaggcatgCACAACCTCTCTCCACCCATTCAGTGGGTGGTGGGACTGTCAAGGGACCGCTGTGATCTCCCACTATGGACAAACTACCCACCTGGCCTTTgatggcactgcccacaggcaAGAGAGACCAGTCAGCAAGTGCACAGGCTCAGGGACAAGCCATCCTGCAGGTAGGATGACCCATTCAGCTCCCCAGCAGTCACTGCTCTAAATACACATAGACACCCCATCACTTCACAGAGAAGAGGTCCTGCTGTGGGATGTCTCATCCCTGCAAAGCTGCACCAGAAGGGCACCATCCACCTCACAGGGTGCTCTGGAATCTCAAGACCTGACCTGACAGGGTGTCAGGCACGATCCACAGAGCCTTTTATGCACAGGGCAAACAACACTGGAAgcaagtaaaaaagaaaaccccactgACACGTACTTTATCTCCGATGGTAATGAACGTCCTGGAGTCCAAGTTCCTCGGGGGCCtgcaagaaaagagagagagtcAGGAGAGAACCCAGCTTCACTAACCTTCTTGGCCAGAGCCAGGTTTCACATTCCTTCGAGCactttcagctgctgctttcccccGTGCCTTGTCGTGGGTTCAAACCAGCCCCCTCCAAACGCTCACAAAGGCTTTAATCGTGCCAGTAACACCTCAGCTCACACCCACGAGGCACTCACTGCACACAGGCAGCCAGAACCCCGGGGAGTCAGCCAGGTGAGACAGGCACATCAAAGCAACAGGCTACAAAACCATCCCTGCTCAGGAGACAAGCCTGAGGAACCGAGACCGCCGGGATGAGCCGTTtctgtggcagagcagctcagctgtcATGTTTTGACAGGCAGGTGTCGTAACAGGACAGCCACGTAGCCCGAAACGCACACCAGGGAGCAACAGGTAATTCCTCACCCGTGAGTCATTTGTGTGCACTCGCTGCCTGTtccaggcaggcagggcaggcagtaCTTTGGTGTCACGCTTTGCACAACACCAGGCAGGCGAAAGTCACCCTTTATGGCTTCTTTCCTCATTGCCGCCCATTTCCCATTGCGGGCAGCACGGTACTTTTAGAGCCATCCTAAGAGTGCTGTCCCTCTTGCTTCATTTCtctgctgtccccatcccctgggACCTTCTAAGAGCAGAGATTGCCCAACTCTCAATTCCCATCAGAGCACGAAGCAACCTCCAGCTTCAAGGAAGTACTTCAGGCTCGAAGCAAAAGCCTTG
This genomic interval carries:
- the MAP2K3 gene encoding dual specificity mitogen-activated protein kinase kinase 3 isoform X3 encodes the protein MDKKQGSKGSLEPHKPVKGRKKPDLRITCVPIKQPVANTTPPRNLDSRTFITIGDKNFEVEADDLVAISELGRGAYGVVEKVRHAQSGTIMAVKRIRATVNTQEQKRLLMDLDISMRTVDCFYTVTFYGALFREGDVWICMELMDTSLDKFYKKVLEKKKTIPEDILGKMAVSIVRALEHLHSKLSVIHRDVKPSNVLINKEGHVKMCDFGISGYLVDSVAKTMDAGCKPYMAPERINPELNQKGYNVKSDVWSLGITMIELAILRFPYESWGTPFQQLKQVVEEPSPQLPADRFSKEFVDFTAQCLRKNPAERMNYLELMEHPFFTLHDTKETDMASFVTEILGEDS
- the MAP2K3 gene encoding dual specificity mitogen-activated protein kinase kinase 3 isoform X2 — protein: MASHGSKGSLEPHKPVKGRKKPDLRITCVPIKQPVANTTPPRNLDSRTFITIGDKNFEVEADDLVAISELGRGAYGVVEKVRHAQSGTIMAVKRIRATVNTQEQKRLLMDLDISMRTVDCFYTVTFYGALFREGDVWICMELMDTSLDKFYKKVLEKKKTIPEDILGKMAVSIVRALEHLHSKLSVIHRDVKPSNVLINKEGHVKMCDFGISGYLVDSVAKTMDAGCKPYMAPERINPELNQKGYNVKSDVWSLGITMIELAILRFPYESWGTPFQQLKQVVEEPSPQLPADRFSKEFVDFTAQCLRKNPAERMNYLELMEHPFFTLHDTKETDMASFVTEILGEDS
- the MAP2K3 gene encoding dual specificity mitogen-activated protein kinase kinase 3 isoform X1; the protein is MAARGGGAWRSVFAAGPRRAGLAGSALPGPAGPRSAMSLPRGSKGSLEPHKPVKGRKKPDLRITCVPIKQPVANTTPPRNLDSRTFITIGDKNFEVEADDLVAISELGRGAYGVVEKVRHAQSGTIMAVKRIRATVNTQEQKRLLMDLDISMRTVDCFYTVTFYGALFREGDVWICMELMDTSLDKFYKKVLEKKKTIPEDILGKMAVSIVRALEHLHSKLSVIHRDVKPSNVLINKEGHVKMCDFGISGYLVDSVAKTMDAGCKPYMAPERINPELNQKGYNVKSDVWSLGITMIELAILRFPYESWGTPFQQLKQVVEEPSPQLPADRFSKEFVDFTAQCLRKNPAERMNYLELMEHPFFTLHDTKETDMASFVTEILGEDS